From one Cynocephalus volans isolate mCynVol1 chromosome X, mCynVol1.pri, whole genome shotgun sequence genomic stretch:
- the TASL gene encoding TLR adapter interacting with SLC15A4 on the lysosome — translation MLSEGYLSGLAYSSDTHWSCASYNEQAIGEKEEKTNSVAALPYSSVDETQIRSLYMSCKSSGKFISPVHSRESQHSRSKRVTVLQTNPNPVFESPNLAAVEICRDPSRETYLVPPSCKSICKNYNDLHIAGDQVMAINSVTTDFPSETSFEYGPLLKSSEIPLPMEDSISTQPSEFPQKPIQQYSSSIKEKISLQMHKPISNAVLNEYLEQKVVELYKQYIMDTTFHDSSPTQILASELIMTSVDQISHQVCREKNLETSKARDIVLSRLLQLVSTEISTPSLHISQYSSVNP, via the coding sequence ATGCTGTCAGAAGGGTATCTCAGTGGACTGGCCTACTCAAGTGACACCCACTGGAGTTGTGCATCTTATAATGAGCAGGCGattggggagaaggaagagaagacaaATTCTGTTGCTGCTCTTCCCTATTCCTCTGTGGATGAAACACAAATCAGAAGTCTCTACATGAGCTGCAAATCCTCTGGCAAGTTTATTTCTCCAGTGCATTCAAGAGAGAGCCAACACAGCAGAAGTAAGAGAGTCACAGTGCTGCAGACAAACCCCAATCCCGTGTTTGAAAGCCCAAATTTGGCTGCAGTCGAAATTTGTAGAGACCCCAGCAGAGAGACCTACTTGGTTCCGCCTTCCTGCAAAAGTATTTGCAAGAATTACAATGACTTACATATTGCAGGGGACCAGGTGATGGCCATTAATTCAGTGACAACAGATTTTCCCTCTGAGACCAGTTTTGAATATGGCCCTTTGCTGAAGTCATCTGAGATTCCTTTACCGATGGAGGATTCCATTTCCACTCAGCCCAGTGAGTTTCCCCAAAAACCTATCCAGCAGTACTCATCCAGCATCAAAGAGAAAATCAGCCTGCAAATGCACAAGCCTATTTCTAATGCAGTGCTGAATGAGTACCTGGAGCAGAAAGTGGTGGAGTTATATAAGCAGTACATTATGGACACCACATTTCATGACAGTTCTCCCACTCAGATTCTGGCATCTGAGCTCATCATGACAAGTGTGGACCAAATTAGTCATCAAGTGTGCAGAGAGAAGAACCTGGAGACATCAAAAGCCAGGGATATAGTCCTTAGCCGTTTATTACAGTTGGTGTCAACTGAAATCAGCACCCCCAGTCTCCATATTTCTCAGTACAGCAGTGTTAATCCATAA